A single window of Pogoniulus pusillus isolate bPogPus1 chromosome 11, bPogPus1.pri, whole genome shotgun sequence DNA harbors:
- the LOC135179453 gene encoding drebrin-like gives MAGPGLERHRLALLAAREDVGNPRAGTDWAIFAYEKHHDLKLLDSGAGGLDALAKKFSITSIMYGLCRTQDPGTGGHRIVLIHWVGENVPECQRQVCAGHLPAIRSFFREASVVLSAHRAEDVTQEGLRRVLAQMAPTTPPPIRKMPPTRDTQELVGTNYRKTNPALEIQRTRRDNFWAQAEREEEQRKAAERRRALEEHRRWERERMEEERREAAERERRLQETERRIEELRKEQARLEAEERRKEKARWEQQQREHEEAMRDRNRHSESIEKAAEAAVLVSQRPQNPREFFQQRERSGSTSSPSPTSPGPGARPGARRPFLRYQRSLTESAFIFSRPDFPAAPSPGAFRAVPPTSPHRPQPPLPTSPMGTGTPPWSPTSPTGRRTPPCANLRTPPSPARSGHFHATSPMGTDTPPGPTLGTPSSPMGTGTPPSPARAGPLHATSPMGTGTHPGPTLGTSSSPMGTGTPPSPARAGPLHATSPMGTGTHPGPTLGTSSSPMGTGTPLSPARAGPLHATSPMGTGTHPGPTLGTSSSPMGTGTPPSPARAGPLHATSPMGTGTSPGANLETPSSPMGTGTLQCATIGSPTSPTATETLPSAILGMPARAGPLSATSPMGIGTPPSATLENSYCPMGTEMKPSANLGTPSSPMGTGTPISATLETPPSPATAEPPHATSPFGTKPPTCATLGTPLSQPGTAAECVPTVPGSEPLLRSSPPSTGGALFANSTAEAELLPPPSPPQDEEGLPPETFPLPSPPAWSSPELLMGSDERVLSPRGGTTLPETPPCSLGLPSQPQDRALPSLGHRGPQTDSAEREPPRGDSGHNGIGEHEEGSWGHSWERDPSSGQGVEPSESILLPQPLHKDKPGFALLLARDPALQLPGHSSLSTKDDDRSPHAV, from the exons ATGGCGGGACCGGGGCTGGAGCGGCATCGACTGGCACTGCTGGCGGCCAGAGAAGATGTGGGCAACCCCCGGGCGGGTACCGACTG GGCCATCTTTGCCTATGAGAAGCACCATGACCTCAAGCTCCTGGACTCTGGAG CTGGAGGTCTGGATGCACTGGCCAAAAAATTCTCTATCACCAGCATCATGTATGGGCTGTGCCGCACCCAGGATCCTGGCACTGGTGGCCACCGCATTGTCCTCATCCATTGG GTTGGGGAGAATGTTCCAGAGTGCCAACGCCAAGTATGTGCTGGGCATCTTCCTGCCATCCGATCCTTCTTCAGG GAGGCCAGcgtggtgctgagtgcccatCGTGCCGAGGACGTGACGCAGGAGGGGCTGAGACGGGTGTTGGCACAGATGGCACCCACTACCCCGCCTCCAATTAGGAAGATGCCCCCCACCCGGGACACCCAGGAGCTGGTG GGCACCAACTACCGCAAGACCAACCCAGCACTGGAGATCCAGCGCACCAGGAGGGACAACTTCTGGGCCCAGGCTGAG CGCGAGGAAGAGCAGCGGAAGGCAGCAGAGCGGCGGCGGGCACTCGAGGAGCACCGGCGCTGGGAGCGAGAGCGGATGGAGGAGGAGCGGCGGGAGGCGGCCGAGCGGGAGCGGCGGCTGCAGGAGACTGAGCGCAGGATCGAGGAGCTGCG gaaggagcaggcacGACTGGAAGCGGAGGAGCGCAGGAAGGAGAAAGCACGATGG gagcagcagcagcgggaGCATGAGGAGGCCATGAGGGACCGCAACCGGCACAGCGAATCCATCGAGAAGGCAGCC gaggcagctgtccTGGTCTCACAGCGCCCACAGAACCCCCGGGAGTTCTTCCAGCAGCGGGAGCGCTCAGGGtccacctccagcccctcaccaacCTCCCCAGGTCCTGGTGCCAGACCCG GTGCCCGCCGGCCGTTTCTGCGGTACCAGCGCAGTCTGACAGAGTCAGCCTTCATCTTCAGCCGACCAGacttccctgcagcccccagccctggggcaTTCAGGGCCgtgcctcccaccagcccacatCGGCCCcaacctcccctccccaccagcCCCATGGGGACAGGGACCCCTCCCTGgtcccccaccagccccactGGGAGGAGGACTCCTCCTTGCGCCAACTTGAGGACACCCCCGAGCCCAGCCAGATCAGGGCACTTCCATGCCACCAGCCCTATGGGGACAGACACTCCTCCTGGTCCCACCCTGgggaccccttccagccccatggGCACAGGGACCCCCCCTAGcccagctagagcaggaccTCTCCATGCCACCAGCCCCATGGGGACAGGGACTCATCCTGGTCCCACCCTGGGGACCTCTTCCAGTCCCATGGGTACAGGGACCCCCCCTAGcccagctagagcaggaccTCTCCATGCCACCAGCCCCATGGGGACAGGGACTCATCCTGGTCCCACCCTGGGGACCTCTTCCAGTCCCATGGGTACAGGGACCCCCCTTAGcccagctagagcaggaccTCTCCATGCCACCAGCCCCATGGGGACAGGGACTCATCCTGGTCCCACCCTGGGGACCTCTTCCAGTCCCATGGGTACAGGGACCCCCCCTAGcccagctagagcaggaccTCTCCATGCCACCAGCCCCATGGGAACAGGGACTTCCCCTGGTGCCAACCTGGAGACTCCCTCCAGCCCCATGGGGACAGGGACTCTTCAATGTGCCACCATAGGGAGCCCCACCAGCCCTACAGCAACAGAGACCCTTCCTTCTGCTATCCTGGGGATGCCAGCTAGGGCAGGACCTCTCAGTGCCACCAGCCCTATGGGGATAGGGACCCCTCCCTCTGCCACCCTGGAGAACTCCTACTGCCCCATGGGGACAGAGATGAAACCTAGTGCAAACTTGGggaccccctccagccccaTGGGGACCGGGACCCCTATCTCTGCCACTCTGGAGACTCCCCCCAGCCCGGCTACAGCAGAGCCCCCCCATGCCACCAGCCCCTTCGGGACAAAACCTCCTACCTGTGCCACTCTGGGAACCCCTCTTAGCCAGCCGGGGACAGCGGCAGAATGTGTCCCCACCGTGCCTGGGTCAGAGCCCCTGCTTcgctccagccctcccagcacgGGGGGAGCGCTGTTCGCtaacagcactgctgaggcagagctcctgccaccccccagccctccccaggaTGAAGAGGGACTCCCCCCGGaaaccttccccctccccagccctccagcatgGAGCTCTCCGGAGCTGCTGATGGGGTCAGACGAGAGGGTCCTCAGCCCCCGGGGGGGAACAACCCTGCCTGAGACGCCTCCATGCAGCCTCGGCCTCCCCAGCCAGCCGCAGGATCGGGCCCTTCCCTCCCTGGGACACCGGGGGCCGCAGACAG ACTCTGCGGAGCGGGAGCCGCCCCGGGGTGACTCGGGGCACAACGGCATCGGGGAGCATGAAGAGGGCAGCTGGGGGCACTCGTGGGAGCGGGACCCCTCCTCGGGGCAG GGGGTTGAGCCCAGCGAGAgcatcctcctgccccagcccctgcacaaGGACAAGCCAG gcttcgCCCTGCTGCTGGCCCGAGACCCCGCTCTGCAGCTGCCGGGGCACTCCAGCCTTTCCACTAAGGATGATGATCGCTCCCCCCACGCTGTGTAA